From Zingiber officinale cultivar Zhangliang chromosome 5B, Zo_v1.1, whole genome shotgun sequence, the proteins below share one genomic window:
- the LOC121986507 gene encoding F-box/kelch-repeat protein At3g61590-like, with translation MESRNKGELSHSHEGAEIRTMPRDSVGEEEEEEGDDKGTLLSWDAILPDELLQKVLSLLPIANIIKSSIVCKRWYEVVHSCPPMSWEMMAPQKSLFFRSCFNDCAFSGIVYDPCLLRWCNFDFPRLEKGIWCTSSSCGLVCLMNPNDGSRLLVGNPIKRDWKQLPQVPACSFPHYNALALSFDRRTRGYTVVVAKCSRTPQLPGKSKQWHLSVHVYQSTTKSWVTPFAQDLGLWIGSYEAVICDGVLYYFMSHQDLTTPHLIAFNLMKPPSSIQSLLQESIPAPYPLICTGLINLSNKLVMVAMKDYGAHEGVVILELEDKTWREVAQMPISMYKDLRCKYLIWCCGVGDFLFMHASMWSVPLTFDMRQKVWKWSSHPYLEQLDFCNRPESLFYCGFCFEPRLDVSS, from the coding sequence ATGGAGTCTCGGAATAAAGGAGAGTTATCCCATTCCCACGAGGGTGCAGAGATCAGGACGATGCCAAGAGATAGTGTcggcgaggaggaggaagaagaaggagacgacAAGGGAACATTGTTGTCGTGGGACGCCATTCTACCTGACGAACTCCTGCAGAAGGTGCTCTCCTTGTTGCCCATCGCCAACATCATCAAATCGAGCATCGTGTGCAAACGGTGGTATGAGGTGGTTCACTCCTGCCCCCCGATGTCGTGGGAGATGATGGCGCCACAGAAGTCATTGTTCTTCAGATCCTGCTTTAACGACTGTGCCTTCTCAGGCATCGTGTACGACCCTTGTCTCCTCCGGTGGTGCAACTTCGACTTCCCCCGCTTAGAAAAGGGCATCTGGTGCACATCCTCCTCCTGCGGCCTGGTCTGCTTAATGAACCCCAATGACGGGAGCCGCTTATTGGTCGGCAATCCCATCAAGAGAGACTGGAAGCAGCTTCCTCAAGTCCCCGCCTGCTCTTTCCCCCACTACAATGCGCTCGCCTTGTCGTTCGACCGCCGCACGCGCGGCTACACCGTGGTCGTCGCCAAGTGCTCCCGCACCCCGCAATTGCCAGGGAAGTCCAAGCAATGGCACTTATCGGTCCACGTGTACCAATCGACGACGAAATCGTGGGTCACTCCCTTCGCCCAAGACCTCGGCCTCTGGATAGGCAGCTACGAGGCCGTCATATGCGACGGCGTGCTCTACTACTTCATGAGCCATCAGGATCTGACCACCCCCCACTTAATAGCGTTCAACCTCATGAAGCCGCCCTCTAGCATTCAGTCTTTGCTTCAAGAATCTATTCCTGCGCCATACCCTCTTATCTGTACTGGGTTGATCAACTTGTCGAACAAATTGGTCATGGTCGCCATGAAAGACTACGGGGCGCACGAGGGAGTGGTGATTTTGGAACTCGAGGATAAGACATGGCGGGAAGTGGCTCAAATGCCCATCTCCATGTACAAGGATTTACGCTGCAAGTATTTAATCTGGTGTTGCGGCGTCGGCGACTTCCTCTTCATGCACGCCTCAATGTGGTCGGTGCCACTGACCTTCGACATGAGGCAGAAGGTGTGGAAATGGTCGAGCCACCCCTACCTTGAGCAGTTGGACTTCTGCAACAGACCGGAGTCCCTATTCTACTGCGGCTTCTGCTTCGAACCGAGACTCGACgtctcctcttga